A genomic stretch from Halorhodospira halophila SL1 includes:
- the secG gene encoding preprotein translocase subunit SecG, which translates to MFEALLAVHIVIAVALVVLVLLNQGKGADMGAAFGSGASSTVFGSRGAATFMTKLIATLGTTFFLTSLGLAVIAAQGVGGGASVIGDDEGVLESDDEEETDPEAPAAPDMPADEDAPAPEAPGEPVGPEAPGEGEGEE; encoded by the coding sequence ATGTTTGAAGCGTTGCTTGCCGTCCATATCGTCATCGCCGTAGCCCTGGTGGTGCTCGTGCTGCTGAACCAGGGAAAGGGCGCTGACATGGGAGCCGCCTTCGGCAGCGGTGCGTCGAGCACCGTATTCGGCTCGCGCGGGGCAGCAACCTTCATGACCAAGCTGATTGCGACCTTGGGGACAACCTTCTTCCTCACCAGTCTCGGGCTCGCGGTGATTGCCGCCCAGGGGGTTGGTGGCGGTGCCTCGGTGATCGGCGATGACGAGGGCGTGCTGGAGAGCGACGACGAGGAAGAGACCGACCCCGAGGCGCCGGCGGCCCCGGATATGCCGGCTGACGAGGATGCCCCGGCACCGGAAGCCCCTGGCGAGCCGGTGGGGCCGGAGGCGCCTGGGGAGGGGGAAGGAGAAGAGTAG
- the yhbY gene encoding ribosome assembly RNA-binding protein YhbY, giving the protein MQLDPDQLKQLRRLGHALKPVVLTGAAGLSEGVLEEIERALDDHELIKVKLAGASKEERQAMTTEIAEQTGAVVVQTIGRIVLLYQENPEKSQVLI; this is encoded by the coding sequence ATGCAGTTAGACCCGGATCAACTCAAGCAGCTACGCCGGCTCGGCCACGCCCTCAAGCCTGTCGTCCTGACCGGGGCCGCCGGCCTCAGTGAGGGAGTCTTGGAGGAGATCGAGCGGGCCTTGGACGACCACGAGCTGATCAAGGTCAAGCTCGCCGGCGCCAGCAAGGAAGAACGCCAGGCAATGACCACGGAGATCGCAGAGCAGACCGGCGCCGTCGTGGTGCAGACCATCGGGCGCATCGTGCTCCTCTACCAGGAAAACCCCGAGAAGAGCCAAGTCCTGATCTAG
- the ftsH gene encoding ATP-dependent zinc metalloprotease FtsH translates to MSDMAKNLILWVIIAVVLMSVFSNFQEQSADVTEKVPYSEFLNEVERGNIREVLIRGEEITIQHADGNEYRTFNPEVDNRALIGELLEHGVTIDAEQAESDSMLMQILISWTPFLLLIAVWIYFMRQMQGGGGGRGAMSFGKSKAKMMTEEQSKHSFSDVAGCDEAKEDVKELVDFLRDPSKFQKLGGTIPRGVLMVGPPGTGKTLLAKAIAGEARVPFFSISGSDFVEMFVGVGASRVRDMFQQAKKQAPCIIFIDELDAVGRQRGAGLGGGHDEREQTLNQMLVEMDGFEGSEGIIVIAATNRPDVLDPALLRPGRFDRQVVVPLPDVRGREQILNVHMRKVPTADDVRPEIIARGTPGFSGADLQNLVNEAALFAARANKEAVDQTDFEQAKDKIMMGSERKSMVMKEDEKKLTAYHEAGHAIVGLLTPEHDPVHKVTIIPRGRALGVTMFLPEEDRYSYTKQRLDSMIASLFGGRIAEELIFGNDRVTTGAQNDIQRATEIARNMVTKWGLSARLGPLAYGEEEGEVFLGRSMAQQKDVSDETQHAIDEEVRAVIDNNYTAAEKILQENLEKLHLMADALMKYETIDRDQIDDIMRGDEPRPPKGWQDRDHGGGSGDEGETAGADDQPEAEGKDGREGPIGGPVGEH, encoded by the coding sequence GTGAGCGACATGGCCAAGAATTTGATCCTTTGGGTCATCATCGCCGTCGTGCTGATGTCCGTATTCAGCAACTTCCAGGAACAATCGGCGGATGTGACCGAGAAGGTTCCCTACTCGGAGTTCCTCAACGAGGTCGAGCGGGGGAACATCCGCGAGGTGCTGATCCGGGGTGAGGAGATCACCATCCAGCACGCCGACGGCAACGAGTACCGGACCTTCAACCCGGAGGTCGACAACCGCGCGCTGATCGGCGAACTGCTTGAGCACGGCGTCACCATCGATGCCGAGCAGGCTGAAAGCGACAGCATGCTCATGCAGATCCTCATCTCGTGGACGCCCTTCCTGCTGCTGATCGCCGTGTGGATCTACTTCATGCGCCAGATGCAGGGAGGCGGCGGTGGCCGCGGGGCGATGTCCTTTGGCAAGAGCAAGGCCAAGATGATGACCGAGGAGCAGAGCAAGCACAGCTTCTCGGACGTGGCCGGTTGCGATGAGGCCAAGGAGGACGTCAAGGAACTGGTGGACTTCCTGCGTGACCCGAGCAAATTCCAAAAGCTTGGCGGGACGATCCCGCGGGGCGTGCTCATGGTGGGTCCTCCGGGAACCGGCAAGACCCTGCTCGCCAAGGCGATCGCCGGGGAGGCCCGGGTGCCGTTCTTCTCGATCTCCGGTTCGGACTTCGTCGAGATGTTCGTCGGTGTCGGCGCCTCGCGGGTTCGCGACATGTTCCAGCAGGCGAAGAAGCAGGCCCCGTGCATCATCTTCATCGACGAGCTCGACGCCGTGGGGCGGCAGCGTGGGGCCGGTCTCGGCGGTGGGCACGATGAGCGCGAGCAGACGCTGAACCAGATGCTCGTCGAGATGGATGGATTCGAGGGCAGTGAAGGGATCATCGTCATCGCTGCCACCAACCGTCCCGACGTCCTCGACCCGGCGCTGCTGCGTCCGGGGCGCTTCGACCGTCAGGTGGTGGTGCCGCTGCCCGATGTCCGAGGGCGTGAGCAGATCCTCAACGTGCACATGCGCAAGGTACCGACGGCGGACGATGTCCGGCCCGAGATCATCGCCCGCGGGACGCCGGGCTTCTCCGGCGCCGACCTGCAGAACCTGGTCAATGAGGCAGCGCTGTTCGCGGCCCGAGCCAACAAGGAGGCCGTCGATCAGACGGACTTCGAGCAGGCCAAGGACAAGATCATGATGGGCTCCGAGCGCAAGTCCATGGTGATGAAAGAGGACGAGAAGAAGCTCACGGCCTACCACGAGGCCGGGCACGCCATCGTCGGCTTGCTCACCCCGGAGCACGATCCGGTTCACAAGGTGACGATCATCCCGCGGGGGCGCGCGCTGGGCGTGACCATGTTCCTTCCTGAGGAGGATCGCTACAGCTACACCAAGCAGCGCCTGGACAGCATGATCGCCAGCCTCTTCGGTGGGCGGATTGCCGAGGAGCTGATCTTCGGCAACGACCGGGTCACTACCGGTGCCCAGAACGACATCCAGCGGGCCACCGAGATTGCCCGCAACATGGTCACCAAGTGGGGGCTTTCGGCGCGGCTCGGTCCGCTCGCCTACGGCGAGGAGGAGGGCGAGGTGTTCCTCGGCCGCTCCATGGCGCAGCAGAAGGACGTCTCCGACGAGACGCAGCACGCCATCGACGAAGAAGTGCGCGCAGTGATCGACAACAACTACACTGCGGCTGAGAAGATCCTCCAGGAGAACCTGGAGAAGCTGCACCTGATGGCTGATGCGCTGATGAAGTACGAGACCATCGACCGCGATCAGATCGACGACATCATGCGGGGCGACGAGCCGCGACCGCCCAAAGGGTGGCAGGATCGGGATCACGGTGGTGGCTCGGGCGACGAGGGTGAGACTGCCGGGGCCGATGACCAGCCCGAGGCCGAAGGTAAAGACGGCCGCGAGGGGCCCATCGGCGGACCTGTAGGCGAGCACTGA
- the folP gene encoding dihydropteroate synthase: MGAAVGGAVLHCGDRPLTLDRPRVMGVLNITPDSFSDGGSYLDLDRARAHARQMVAEGADLIDVGGESSRPGAPPVPLDQELERVIPVVEALVREVDCPISVDTYKPAVARAAVAAGAGLINDIRALQEPGALEAAAGLGVPVCLMHMQGQPQTMQESPSYHDVVAEVGEFLAERVAAAEAAGLPRERIVLDPGFGFGKTLAHNYQLLRHLERIVALGLPVLVGMSRKSMVGKLLDRPVEERLAGSLGAAAVAVFQGARIIRAHDVGPTADAVRVAAAAATAQESR, translated from the coding sequence ATGGGGGCGGCAGTCGGCGGGGCGGTTCTCCATTGCGGGGACCGCCCCCTTACGTTGGATCGGCCGCGGGTCATGGGGGTGCTCAATATCACCCCCGACTCCTTCTCGGACGGCGGGAGCTATCTCGATCTCGATAGGGCCCGCGCACATGCCCGACAGATGGTCGCCGAGGGGGCCGACCTGATCGACGTCGGCGGTGAGTCGAGCCGGCCGGGGGCGCCTCCGGTCCCGCTGGATCAGGAGCTCGAGCGCGTCATTCCGGTGGTTGAGGCCTTGGTGCGTGAGGTCGACTGCCCGATCTCGGTGGACACCTACAAGCCTGCGGTGGCCCGCGCTGCGGTGGCGGCCGGGGCGGGGCTGATCAACGATATCCGTGCGCTGCAGGAGCCGGGTGCCCTGGAGGCGGCCGCTGGGCTCGGTGTGCCGGTCTGCCTGATGCACATGCAGGGGCAGCCGCAGACCATGCAGGAGTCGCCGAGCTACCACGACGTTGTCGCGGAAGTCGGTGAGTTCCTTGCCGAGCGGGTGGCGGCGGCCGAGGCGGCCGGTCTGCCCCGTGAGCGGATAGTGCTCGATCCGGGGTTCGGCTTCGGCAAGACGCTGGCACACAACTACCAGCTGCTGAGGCACCTGGAGCGCATCGTGGCGCTGGGGCTGCCGGTTCTGGTAGGGATGTCGCGGAAGTCCATGGTGGGCAAGCTACTGGATCGTCCGGTGGAGGAGCGCCTGGCGGGTAGTCTCGGCGCGGCGGCCGTGGCGGTTTTCCAGGGGGCTCGGATCATCCGCGCCCACGACGTGGGGCCGACCGCTGACGCGGTGCGGGTGGCGGCGGCCGCCGCCACCGCCCAGGAATCGCGCTGA
- a CDS encoding DUF4149 domain-containing protein: MLTVLAGALWSGGYIVSPLLFRTLEDTAQAAALVGEVTGTAVWVVLVCAALLIATQLRHRIRPLAAHWRLWLLVLLTVVVAVGEFWVRPPMAALTEQAGEVGYLSALRAAESLYMVASAMALVLVAGGIEPRQPEEGEETPSSEDAGR; this comes from the coding sequence ATGTTGACGGTGCTGGCCGGCGCGCTGTGGAGCGGTGGCTACATCGTCTCTCCGCTGCTGTTCCGCACCCTGGAAGACACCGCGCAGGCGGCGGCATTGGTTGGCGAGGTCACCGGGACGGCGGTCTGGGTGGTGCTGGTCTGTGCTGCGCTGCTGATCGCGACTCAGCTGCGCCACCGGATTCGTCCGCTGGCCGCACACTGGCGCCTTTGGCTGCTGGTGCTGCTGACCGTGGTGGTGGCCGTGGGGGAGTTCTGGGTCCGGCCGCCAATGGCGGCGTTGACCGAGCAGGCCGGCGAGGTCGGGTACCTCTCGGCCCTGCGCGCCGCCGAGAGCCTTTACATGGTCGCTAGCGCCATGGCACTGGTCCTGGTCGCCGGCGGAATCGAGCCGCGGCAACCGGAAGAAGGCGAAGAGACACCGAGCAGCGAGGATGCCGGCCGCTGA
- a CDS encoding NADH-quinone oxidoreductase subunit A, translating to MLENYLPVLLFIVVGLVFGVLPLAAGFVLGPRREDPEKQSPYECGFEAFEDSRMKFDVRYYLVAILFILFDLEIAFLFPWAVVLDDIGLFGILAMGLFVGLLVIGLLYEWRKGALEWE from the coding sequence ATGCTAGAGAATTACCTTCCGGTTCTGCTCTTCATTGTCGTCGGGCTCGTCTTCGGCGTCCTGCCTCTGGCTGCCGGGTTCGTGCTCGGTCCTCGGCGTGAAGATCCGGAAAAGCAGTCGCCTTACGAGTGCGGCTTCGAGGCCTTTGAGGACTCGCGCATGAAGTTCGATGTGCGCTACTACCTCGTCGCCATTCTGTTCATCCTCTTCGATCTCGAGATCGCCTTTCTCTTCCCTTGGGCGGTTGTGTTGGACGATATAGGCCTGTTCGGCATCTTGGCCATGGGCCTGTTCGTTGGACTTCTTGTGATCGGTTTGCTCTACGAGTGGCGTAAAGGGGCGCTGGAATGGGAGTAG
- a CDS encoding NuoB/complex I 20 kDa subunit family protein, with protein sequence MGVEGILERGYVTTSADKLINWARTGSLWPMTFGLACCAVEMMHTAAGRYDMDRNGLIFRPSPRQSDVMIVAGTLCNKMAPALRKVYDQMPEPKWVISMGSCANGGGYYHYSYSVTRGCDRIVPVDIYVPGCPPTAEALYYGILQLQNKIRRTNTIAR encoded by the coding sequence ATGGGAGTAGAAGGCATCCTAGAGCGGGGGTACGTGACCACCTCCGCCGATAAGTTGATCAACTGGGCGCGGACCGGTTCGCTTTGGCCCATGACCTTCGGTCTGGCCTGCTGTGCGGTCGAGATGATGCACACTGCGGCGGGTCGATACGACATGGACCGCAATGGCCTGATCTTCCGGCCCAGCCCCCGACAGTCCGACGTAATGATCGTGGCGGGCACACTCTGTAACAAGATGGCCCCGGCCCTGCGTAAGGTCTACGACCAGATGCCCGAGCCGAAATGGGTGATCTCCATGGGCTCGTGCGCCAACGGTGGGGGATACTACCACTACTCCTACTCGGTCACCCGGGGCTGTGACCGCATCGTCCCCGTAGACATCTACGTACCCGGCTGTCCGCCGACGGCCGAGGCGCTCTACTACGGCATTCTGCAGCTGCAGAACAAGATCCGCCGGACCAACACCATCGCACGTTGA
- the nuoE gene encoding NADH-quinone oxidoreductase subunit NuoE has translation MEAEILNADQRRRIDHWLAKYPDDEQGRASAIIPALHILQDDNGGWLERSHVAAAADYIGMPRASAFEVATFYSMFHLDEPVGRHKVNFCTNISCCLNGADELVAYAEEKLGIRLGETTPDGRITLVREEECLAACTRAPMMVVDGHYYTHLTRERIDEILDGLS, from the coding sequence GTGGAAGCAGAGATCCTGAACGCGGATCAGCGCCGGCGTATCGATCATTGGCTGGCCAAGTATCCCGATGACGAACAGGGCCGGGCATCGGCCATCATTCCGGCGCTGCATATCCTGCAGGACGACAACGGCGGCTGGCTGGAGCGCAGCCACGTGGCGGCGGCGGCGGACTATATCGGCATGCCCCGGGCCAGCGCCTTCGAGGTGGCGACCTTCTATTCCATGTTCCACCTCGATGAGCCGGTGGGACGACACAAGGTGAATTTCTGCACCAACATCTCGTGCTGCCTCAACGGCGCCGACGAGCTGGTGGCGTACGCCGAGGAAAAGCTCGGCATCCGTTTGGGTGAGACCACGCCGGACGGGCGCATCACGCTGGTGCGCGAAGAGGAGTGCCTGGCCGCCTGTACGCGGGCGCCGATGATGGTCGTCGACGGGCACTACTACACCCATCTGACCCGCGAGCGGATCGACGAGATCCTCGACGGGCTGAGCTGA
- a CDS encoding ribosomal RNA large subunit methyltransferase E, with product MATCRRRRRGCNSQARRSRHESDPFVRRARAEGWRSRAALKLEAIDQRDGLFRPGQVVVDLGAAPGGWSQLVAPKVGSAGRVVAIDLLEMDPLPGVTFLHADFSTDEGLRAVERALEGRPVDIVLSDMAPNLTGHNAVDQPAAMGLAELAADFAGQFLHKNGDFLVKVFHGEGFDAFRGDLTRRFSRVLSRKPDASRSGSREVYLLARGPTV from the coding sequence ATGGCAACTTGTAGGCGGCGTCGGCGAGGGTGCAACTCGCAGGCTCGGCGGAGCCGGCACGAGAGCGACCCCTTTGTCCGCCGTGCCCGGGCCGAGGGGTGGCGCTCCAGGGCGGCGCTCAAGCTGGAGGCCATCGATCAGCGTGACGGGCTCTTTCGGCCCGGGCAGGTGGTGGTCGACCTGGGGGCGGCGCCCGGCGGCTGGTCGCAGCTGGTGGCCCCGAAGGTCGGCTCGGCCGGGCGGGTGGTCGCCATCGACTTGCTGGAGATGGATCCGCTGCCTGGGGTCACGTTCCTGCACGCCGACTTCTCCACGGATGAGGGGTTACGCGCCGTCGAGAGGGCCCTGGAGGGCCGCCCGGTGGATATCGTGCTCTCGGATATGGCGCCGAATCTGACCGGTCACAACGCAGTGGACCAGCCGGCAGCCATGGGGCTGGCGGAACTTGCCGCCGACTTTGCTGGTCAATTCCTGCATAAGAATGGCGACTTTCTAGTTAAGGTCTTCCACGGCGAGGGATTCGACGCGTTCCGCGGGGACCTGACCCGCCGCTTCTCCCGCGTACTTTCCCGTAAGCCGGATGCCTCCAGGTCGGGGAGTCGGGAGGTTTACCTTCTGGCTCGTGGTCCGACGGTATAG
- a CDS encoding NADH-quinone oxidoreductase subunit C, which yields MAEPESLLEQLRGHFGGRLTDCWLERGEVTADVRPADLLAVMTELRDGAEWRFEQLSDVAGVDYAAYGQDEWITESATGTGFSRGVTEPGFGRLGLTGIYGVQSIEEQTGRRFAAVYQLLSLTHNHRLRVRCFAEDDDLPVLPSVTGIWPCANWAEREAFDLYGIVFEGHPDLRRILTDYGFVGHPFRKDFPLIGNVEPRYDPEKGRVVYGPVEIEPRVLVPRVIREDNRYAAPQKAEGTEGQADG from the coding sequence ATGGCTGAGCCCGAGAGCCTCTTAGAGCAGCTCCGCGGCCATTTCGGTGGCCGTTTGACCGATTGCTGGCTCGAGCGCGGCGAGGTGACGGCAGACGTCCGGCCTGCCGACCTGCTGGCGGTCATGACCGAACTGCGAGACGGTGCCGAGTGGCGCTTCGAGCAGCTTTCCGATGTTGCCGGGGTTGATTACGCGGCTTACGGCCAGGACGAGTGGATCACCGAGTCGGCGACCGGCACGGGCTTCAGCCGCGGCGTTACGGAGCCGGGCTTCGGGCGCTTGGGCCTGACCGGCATCTACGGTGTGCAGTCGATCGAGGAGCAGACCGGTCGGCGCTTCGCGGCGGTCTATCAGCTGCTGTCGCTGACCCACAACCACCGTCTACGCGTGCGCTGCTTCGCCGAAGACGACGACCTCCCGGTCCTGCCGTCGGTAACCGGCATCTGGCCCTGCGCCAACTGGGCCGAGCGGGAGGCCTTCGACCTCTACGGCATTGTTTTCGAAGGCCATCCGGACCTGCGCCGCATCCTGACCGATTACGGCTTCGTGGGTCATCCGTTCCGTAAGGACTTCCCGCTGATCGGCAACGTCGAGCCGCGCTACGACCCCGAAAAAGGCCGTGTGGTCTACGGCCCGGTGGAGATCGAGCCGCGGGTGCTGGTGCCGCGGGTCATCCGTGAAGACAACCGCTATGCCGCACCGCAGAAGGCGGAAGGCACGGAGGGACAAGCCGATGGCTGA
- a CDS encoding NADH-quinone oxidoreductase subunit D — protein MAEFQSYTLNFGPQHPAAHGVLRLVLEMEGEAVRRADPHIGLLHRATEKLAESKPYNQSIGYMDRLDYVSMMCNEHGYVRAIEKLLGIEPPLRAQYIRTMMDEVTRILNHLMWLGGHGLDVGAMTAFLYTFREREDLMDVYEAVSGARMHATYYRPGGVHRDLPDQMPKYEPSAYRSDKELREMNRAREGSVLDFLDDFCERFPACVDEYETLLTENRIWKQRLVDICPVSAERAVELGFTGPLLRGSGVAWDLRKKQPYAAYDRVDFDIPVGVNGDSYDRYLVRVEEMRQSVRIIKQCVDWLRANPGPVRIDDPKVTPPTREEMKDDMESLIHHFKLFTEGYCTPPGEVYAAVEAPKGEFGVYLISDGANKPYRLKVRPPCYYHLAATDEMIRGYMLADVVTLIGSLDVVFGEVDR, from the coding sequence ATGGCTGAGTTCCAGAGCTACACCCTGAACTTCGGCCCGCAGCACCCGGCCGCCCACGGGGTGTTGCGCTTGGTGCTGGAGATGGAGGGGGAGGCGGTGCGCCGTGCCGACCCCCACATCGGTTTGCTGCACCGGGCCACCGAAAAGCTGGCCGAGTCCAAGCCTTACAACCAGTCCATCGGCTACATGGACCGGCTCGACTACGTCTCGATGATGTGCAACGAGCACGGCTACGTGCGCGCCATCGAGAAGCTTTTGGGGATCGAGCCGCCGCTGCGGGCGCAGTACATCCGCACGATGATGGACGAGGTCACCCGCATCCTGAATCACTTGATGTGGTTGGGCGGGCACGGCCTCGACGTCGGTGCCATGACCGCGTTCCTGTACACCTTCCGCGAGCGGGAAGACCTCATGGATGTCTACGAGGCGGTCTCCGGCGCGCGGATGCACGCGACCTACTACCGGCCCGGCGGGGTGCACCGGGATCTCCCGGATCAGATGCCGAAGTACGAGCCCTCGGCCTACCGCAGCGACAAAGAGCTGCGCGAGATGAACCGCGCCCGGGAGGGTTCGGTGCTCGACTTCCTGGACGATTTTTGCGAGCGCTTCCCGGCCTGCGTGGATGAGTACGAGACGCTGCTGACTGAGAACCGGATCTGGAAGCAGCGGCTGGTGGACATCTGCCCGGTCTCCGCCGAGCGCGCCGTGGAGCTCGGGTTCACGGGTCCCCTGCTGCGCGGTTCCGGGGTGGCTTGGGACCTGCGCAAAAAGCAACCCTACGCTGCCTACGACCGGGTCGATTTCGACATCCCGGTCGGCGTCAACGGCGACTCCTACGACCGCTACCTGGTGCGCGTCGAGGAGATGCGCCAGTCGGTGCGCATCATCAAGCAGTGCGTGGATTGGCTGCGAGCCAACCCGGGTCCGGTGCGTATCGACGATCCCAAGGTCACGCCGCCGACCCGGGAAGAGATGAAGGACGACATGGAGTCCCTCATCCATCACTTCAAGCTCTTTACCGAGGGGTACTGCACGCCCCCCGGCGAGGTGTACGCGGCGGTCGAGGCGCCGAAGGGCGAGTTCGGGGTCTACTTGATCTCGGACGGTGCCAACAAGCCGTACCGGCTCAAGGTTCGGCCGCCGTGCTATTACCACTTGGCGGCTACCGACGAGATGATTCGCGGCTACATGTTGGCCGATGTGGTGACCTTGATCGGCTCGCTGGATGTGGTCTTCGGGGAGGTGGACCGGTGA
- the glmM gene encoding phosphoglucosamine mutase: MAEERSYFGTDGIRGRVGEAPITPDFVLRLGWAAGRVLAGEGQRKVVIGKDTRLSGYMFESALEAGFAAAGVHSLMLGPMPTPAIAYLTRTLHARAGVVISASHNPHHDNGIKFFGPDGYKLDDATEEAIERLLQDGPPQMVRCEELGRATRINDAVGRYIEFCKGSVQRQIDLRGLRVVVDCAHGATYQAAPAVLAELGADVVVIGNEPDGLNINVDHGSQHPERLCQRVVEASADVGVAFDGDGDRVIMVDRYGRVIDGDGLLYIIATARVARGQVRGAVVGTQMTNLGLEVALQELGLVLERTRVGDRYVLERLLQVGGTLGGESSGHIICLDRTTTGDGLISALQVLEAMVTTGRPLDELVAGMHYYPQRLVNVPVSRGPDVIRLPAVTEAVEEAEHQLGDHGRVLLRPSGTEPLLRVMVEGADEGQVNRLADWLAVTVETAARGAATDPI; the protein is encoded by the coding sequence TTGGCCGAGGAAAGAAGCTACTTCGGAACCGACGGTATCCGTGGCCGGGTGGGGGAAGCCCCGATCACCCCGGACTTTGTCCTGCGGTTGGGCTGGGCGGCGGGGCGCGTGCTGGCCGGCGAGGGGCAGCGCAAGGTGGTCATCGGCAAAGACACCCGTCTGTCCGGCTACATGTTCGAGTCCGCGCTCGAGGCCGGCTTCGCCGCCGCCGGCGTCCACAGCCTGATGCTCGGGCCGATGCCGACCCCCGCCATCGCCTACCTCACGCGGACGCTGCACGCGCGGGCCGGGGTGGTGATCAGCGCCTCGCACAACCCGCATCACGATAACGGCATCAAGTTCTTTGGCCCCGACGGGTACAAGCTCGACGACGCCACCGAAGAGGCCATCGAGCGACTGCTGCAGGACGGGCCGCCGCAGATGGTCCGCTGCGAGGAGCTCGGTCGGGCGACGCGGATCAACGACGCGGTGGGCCGGTATATCGAGTTCTGCAAGGGGTCTGTCCAGCGGCAGATCGATCTGCGGGGTCTGCGGGTGGTCGTCGATTGCGCTCACGGGGCGACCTATCAGGCGGCACCGGCGGTGCTTGCCGAGCTCGGCGCGGATGTGGTGGTGATCGGCAACGAGCCGGACGGCCTGAATATCAACGTCGATCACGGCTCGCAGCACCCGGAACGTCTGTGCCAGCGGGTCGTCGAGGCGTCTGCCGATGTGGGTGTGGCCTTCGACGGCGACGGCGACCGAGTCATCATGGTGGATCGCTACGGCCGGGTGATCGACGGCGACGGCTTGCTGTACATCATTGCCACGGCCCGTGTGGCCCGAGGTCAGGTCCGCGGGGCGGTGGTGGGCACGCAGATGACCAACCTCGGTCTGGAGGTGGCCCTGCAGGAGCTGGGCCTGGTGCTAGAGCGGACCCGAGTGGGCGATCGTTACGTCCTCGAGCGGTTGCTTCAGGTCGGCGGCACACTGGGCGGCGAGTCTTCGGGGCACATCATCTGCCTCGACCGGACCACCACCGGAGACGGGCTGATCTCTGCGCTTCAGGTGCTCGAGGCGATGGTCACCACCGGGCGGCCGCTGGATGAGTTGGTGGCCGGGATGCACTACTATCCGCAGCGACTGGTCAACGTGCCGGTCTCACGCGGCCCGGACGTCATCAGGCTGCCAGCGGTGACCGAGGCCGTCGAAGAGGCCGAGCATCAGCTCGGTGACCATGGGCGGGTGTTGTTGCGCCCGTCGGGGACGGAGCCGCTGTTGCGGGTGATGGTCGAGGGCGCGGACGAGGGGCAGGTGAATCGCCTGGCCGACTGGCTGGCCGTTACCGTGGAGACCGCCGCTCGGGGTGCGGCGACCGACCCGATTTGA
- the tpiA gene encoding triose-phosphate isomerase produces the protein MRRKIIAGNWKMNGDQDLVRRVAERAADSAGDAELAVCPPYPLLAAAASQLPFGVALGAQDVSEYDSGAYTGEVSASMLLEAGCRYVIVGHSERRTLYGEDNGRVAGKFVAARNAGLTPILCVGETLAERDAERTESVVGEQLDAVMDAVGGATFQGAVIAYEPVWAIGTGRTATPEQAQAVHAFIRQRVQERDAGEIADQLPILYGGSMKADNAAELLAQPDIDGGLIGGASLDPDSFLSIYNAAAEG, from the coding sequence ATGCGGCGCAAGATCATAGCTGGAAACTGGAAGATGAACGGCGACCAGGATCTGGTCCGCCGCGTGGCGGAGCGTGCTGCCGACAGTGCGGGGGATGCCGAGTTGGCCGTCTGTCCGCCGTACCCGCTGCTGGCCGCGGCGGCTTCACAGCTGCCCTTCGGTGTCGCACTGGGCGCCCAGGACGTGAGTGAGTACGACTCGGGCGCCTACACCGGTGAGGTGTCGGCGAGCATGTTGCTCGAAGCCGGATGCCGCTACGTGATCGTCGGCCACTCCGAGCGCCGGACGCTCTATGGCGAGGACAATGGCCGGGTGGCCGGCAAGTTCGTGGCGGCGCGCAATGCCGGGCTGACCCCGATCCTGTGCGTTGGTGAGACCCTGGCCGAGCGCGACGCTGAGCGCACCGAGTCCGTGGTCGGTGAACAGCTCGACGCTGTGATGGACGCCGTCGGCGGCGCCACCTTTCAGGGCGCGGTGATCGCCTACGAGCCCGTGTGGGCCATTGGTACCGGACGTACCGCCACGCCGGAACAGGCGCAGGCGGTTCATGCCTTTATTCGGCAGCGCGTCCAGGAGCGCGACGCCGGCGAGATCGCCGATCAACTGCCCATCCTCTACGGGGGCAGCATGAAAGCCGACAACGCTGCCGAGCTGCTGGCCCAGCCGGATATCGACGGGGGTCTGATCGGTGGCGCATCGCTGGATCCCGACAGTTTCCTTTCGATTTACAACGCAGCCGCGGAGGGCTGA